TTTCTTCGTAATATCTATCTTTTTGTATTATATTTAATCTAAAAATAAGAAGTATCAACAATATAAGTATTATAAAATAGCAAACTATATTCAGTGGTGTTACATAGATAGCTGGAATATATGTATATAAACCAACTGTACCGAAGAACATAAATACAAAAGCAGCTATTATTTTCGTAGTAACTTCAGGAATTTTTTTACCAAGCAATTTTCCAACAAGTATACCTAGACCACCAGTTACAATCATACCAGTTACAGTTCCTAATAAAACTAGTAAAGGGAATTTAGAGTTTGCCCCAAGCGTCATAGCAGTAAGCTGAGTTTTGTCTCCAAGCTCTCCAATAAAAAAAGCAAATGCTACAGTTAGTATAGGTCCGTACTTAGAATTTATATCATCATCTTCATTACCTTCAATATCAATTCTTAAAGACCATAGACCAAAGAATATAAATAACAAAGATGCAAACAGCTGAACCTGTTCTAGTGGAACCAATTTACTTATATAACTACCAAGAGCTATAGCTAGTCCATGATTTAAAAAAGCGCCTATAAAAATACCAACAAGAACATACAATGGTTTAAATTTTGATGCAAATGCAAGAGCTAGAAGTTGAGTTTTATCTCCCATTTCAGCTAATGTTATTAAAACAAAAGCTTTAATAAATTCGTTCAAAAAAATTCCTCCTTAGTAAACGTGTAAATGTATAATATAATAGTCTATTATAAAGCAAAACTTAATTCAGATGGAGTTTTTACGCCAACTGAATATCTCTATTATTATATTCTATAAATAAATATATACAACCTTTTCTTATAAACAATAAATTATAATATATTGGAGTGATATACATGAATTATTATACAGGATTTTTTATAGATAAGCCTATAGGAAATAATATATTTTCTCACAAAGAGAGAACACAAAAGAGTATATACGTTGCACCATTAAAAAATGGAACATTAGATGACGTTAAAATAGGGAATAATATAGCATTTTGTGAAATTGAATTTGATAAAGAAATAAAGAACGAAGGTCTTGAAAATTTTATTAAATACGACTTTAATGAAAAAGATATATATATATTTGATAATCATAATCATGCATTTTATTTTTGGGTAAAATCATTAAAAAATAAAAAATTTAAAAAAGGGATAAAGCTAATTCATATAGACCAACATAAAGATATGAGAGAGCCTGAAGAATATATAAACAATATAGATAGTATGGAAGAAGTCTTTAATTACACTAACTTTAAACTTAATGTTGGAAATTTTATAAAACCCGCATTGAATATAGGAATATTTTCTGAGGTATTTATAATGGACAGTTTAAGTAGTTTTAGTGAAAAAATAGATGAGGAAATAGTTCTGGATATAGATTTAGATATATTTTCTA
The window above is part of the Tepidibacter aestuarii genome. Proteins encoded here:
- a CDS encoding TMEM165/GDT1 family protein, giving the protein MNEFIKAFVLITLAEMGDKTQLLALAFASKFKPLYVLVGIFIGAFLNHGLAIALGSYISKLVPLEQVQLFASLLFIFFGLWSLRIDIEGNEDDDINSKYGPILTVAFAFFIGELGDKTQLTAMTLGANSKFPLLVLLGTVTGMIVTGGLGILVGKLLGKKIPEVTTKIIAAFVFMFFGTVGLYTYIPAIYVTPLNIVCYFIILILLILLIFRLNIIQKDRYYEEKLALVLTKCRNCGKGHVESCPINQERVEIEKEYLGENVPYLGSVIKYLESLKYMNVNLYEKIHNCYKKNKD
- a CDS encoding peptide arginase family protein, producing the protein MNYYTGFFIDKPIGNNIFSHKERTQKSIYVAPLKNGTLDDVKIGNNIAFCEIEFDKEIKNEGLENFIKYDFNEKDIYIFDNHNHAFYFWVKSLKNKKFKKGIKLIHIDQHKDMREPEEYINNIDSMEEVFNYTNFKLNVGNFIKPALNIGIFSEVFIMDSLSSFSEKIDEEIVLDIDLDIFSKDMEYIDYDLKISKIRELINKSNVITIATSPFFINQEYAINVLKDIFKI